From the genome of Orcinus orca chromosome 5, mOrcOrc1.1, whole genome shotgun sequence, one region includes:
- the LOC105748853 gene encoding basic proline-rich protein, with protein sequence MAALGDYIFLMQAQEQDISSLRTHNNCSRNIAWKQGRPGQQERRGEKRPGLGAEGTDERGATPAHAPPPAPARLRGHPEAAPRPRTGTDAPVSRGPTPQLGGPAARAPRVPGEIRTQQERRNFPGNHPPDTISSRHRAHPAVCVRSRRPRRRPRRPDAPEALPANANAAAGRASRPFPAARAAAPPSPPAAAATHPRPPRLRARGSGRLTPRRRPAAPSSLGAPASSCLRPALPSAAADARPRAGVRARGRAWGRVVPPPRPPPPPPPPPPPPPPEFGALLQCLRG encoded by the exons ATGGCTGCCCTTGGTGACTACATCTTCCTTATGCAAGCGCAGGAGCAGGACATCAGCTCTCTGAGAACTCACAACAACTGCAGCAGAAACATCGCTTggaaacagg GACGCCCGGGGCAGCAGGAGCGGCGCGGCGAGAAGCGCCCGGGGCTCGGGGCCGAGGGGACAGACGAGCGGGGCGCGACTCCGGcccacgcccccccccccgccccggcccggctCAGGGGCCACCCGGAGGCCGCCCCCCGGCCCAGGACTGGCACGGACGCGCCAGTGAGCCGGGGGCCAACTCCACAACTTGGCGGCCCCGCTGCCCGGGCCCCCCGAGTTCCCGGGGAGATTCGGACCCAGCAGGAGAGGCGGAATTTCCCCGGAAACCACCCCCCCGACACCATCTCGTCCCGCCACCGAGCCCACCCCGCCGTCTGCGTCCGCTCCCGCCGCCCGCGGCGCCGGCCCCGCCGCCCCGACGCCCCCGAGGCCCTACCGGCCAACGCCAACGCCGCCGCGGGCCGCGCTTCCCGGCCGTTTCCGGCGGCGCGGGCGGCCGCTCCTCCGAGCCCCCCAGCCGCGGCCGCCACTCACCCGAGGCCGCCGCGGCTCCGAGCCCGGGGCTCCGGCAGGCTCACTCCGCGAAGGCGCCCCGCCGCCCCGTCCTCCCTCGGCGCCCCAGCGAGCTCTTGCCTCCGACCGGCACTGCCGAGCGCAGCGGCTGACGCGAGGCCACGGGCGGGCGTGCGGGCGCGCGGGCGGGCGTGGGGCCGGGTCGTCCCTCCGCCTCGgccaccgcctcctcctcctccgccgccgccgccgccgcctcccgaGTTCGGGGCTCTGCTGCAATGTCTGCGAGGCTGA